TGTGCTAGATCATCTAAGTTTACATCTTTATCCCCAATTATCGATGTATTCAATTTCAAGTTCTTATTTGAGTTTGATGACTTAACCGCTGTAATAATCTGTCTTTTTATACACAGATTAGCAAAAGTACTAAAACACACCTCTCTACTTTGATCATACGATTTGATGGCCTTTATTAGACCAATATACCCCTCCTGTAACAGATCATCTATATCTCCACCTTTTATAAAAAGATGTCTACTATTTCTTAAAATATCACTCTTATACTTCAAGAAAACCTTCTCCATAGCTTCACTGTCACCATTTTTTGCCAATATTACATCTCTTTCATCCATAGTTTTGCCCCCTTAACTATACAAACGACCCAAAAAGATGAGCTTTCGCTCACTCGCCAAGATGCTAAAAATAATAAAAAAAAATTTCATTATTGTCTTATGTTAACACATTACTTTTCATTTTTAAATATTTCAATTTTTCTTTTCAAATAATAATTTTTGAAATGCATCAATTTTTTTCAAATTTTGTGATTTCGTTTTTGGTAATTTATTTTTAAATAGTTAATATATAAAAATTTAATTTGACGCTATACTTTTTTTTTGATACTATAGTTCTAATTATTAAAAAACAATAAGGGGGCGTTATATGAAAAAA
The sequence above is drawn from the Cetobacterium sp. ZOR0034 genome and encodes:
- a CDS encoding sigma-70 family RNA polymerase sigma factor — translated: MDERDVILAKNGDSEAMEKVFLKYKSDILRNSRHLFIKGGDIDDLLQEGYIGLIKAIKSYDQSREVCFSTFANLCIKRQIITAVKSSNSNKNLKLNTSIIGDKDVNLDDLA